The following coding sequences are from one bacterium window:
- a CDS encoding cyclase family protein — protein sequence PPERFILPALVVESDNPKAVEQEELLALHLPVERAVLFKTANSASGLVRSRRFSEKYVHLTAGAARHLAELRVPLVGLDYYSVDPFDSHDYPAHRALLTAGALILEGIDLAAAPPGEYTLICLPLKLDGVEASPVRAVLLR from the coding sequence CCGCCCGAGCGCTTCATCCTGCCCGCGCTGGTGGTCGAAAGCGACAACCCCAAAGCCGTGGAGCAGGAAGAACTGCTGGCCCTGCACCTGCCGGTGGAGCGCGCGGTGCTGTTCAAGACCGCCAACTCGGCCAGCGGGCTGGTGCGAAGCCGCCGCTTCTCGGAAAAATATGTCCACCTGACGGCTGGGGCCGCCCGGCACCTGGCCGAACTGCGCGTGCCGCTGGTGGGACTGGACTACTACTCGGTTGACCCGTTCGACAGCCACGACTACCCGGCGCACCGGGCGCTTCTGACTGCCGGTGCGCTGATCCTGGAGGGGATCGACCTGGCGGCGGCGCCACCCGGCGAGTACACCCTGATCTGCCTTCCGCTCAAGCTGGACGGGGTGGAAGCCTCGCCCGTGCGCGCGGTCCTTCTACGCTGA